The Desulfonatronum thiosulfatophilum DNA segment CGGGGACGAATTCCCCATCCCCATGGGCCAGTCGACTGATGAAGGGAAATAGGCTGCTCAACGGAACGTACTCCCCAAACGGTACAAGATGCTCCTTGTCGTAGACGGCGATGGTTTCCCCATTGGGATTGAGCAGGAAAGCGGAGTTGGCATAGCTGATCTCCCCGGTCAGCAGATCCACCTGGTAGCGCGGGGCTCCGGTGAGCAACGTGAACCTGTTGGTCCTGACAAAATCGCGGACCTGCCGGGACAGGGCGTTTTCCTCCTGCAGATAGAACGGAATTGCCGTTTCCGGCCAGATTACCAGATCCGGCTGGGAGGACATCTCCTTTCGCGTCAGCTGCAGGTATTCCAGGATCGTGGCCTCCTGGAACTCCGGGTTCCATTTCAGGCTCTGGTCGATGTTGCCCTGAACAAGGGCAACCCGGATTCGTTCTCCCTCGGGCAGGGGCGAATTCACCGTGGTTGCGCCGTACAAGATCAGCAGCAGAATCGAGGAAACGCCGAGAATCAGGCAGCGTCTGCTTCTGAAAGACAGCATCAGCCAAGCTGTACAGGTCACGAAAATGGCGGACAGCCAGTATTCACCAACCAGAGCCAGAGGCTGAACAGCCACGGGCCAGGGCGCCATGGCCGCGGGCAGGGTCAGCCAGGAAAAGCCGGTGAACAAGGTCCCCTGTGCCATTTCCAGGGCGCCCCAGAGCACTCCGGCGCCGAGAGCCAAGGCGACAGGAGGAAGCGTCGGGTGCATCCATCGGATCAGCGCGGAAAAAAGACCTGAATAGAGGCCCAGGTACATGCCCAGCAGCAGAGGGCAAGGCAGGGCCAGTATCCAGTGCAGTCCGCCGTGGACATGGACGGGGATGAAAACCCAGTACAGGCAAGCGGCAAAGGCGATGCTGCCGCAGATCCAGCCGCTGCGGAAAGCTGCGCGGGGAGTTGTTTCACGCAGTCCAAGCCAGATCAAAACCGCGGGAAAAAGGAAAACAACGCCGGGTATATGGGATACGGGGTTGGCATGGCCGAACCATGCCCCCA contains these protein-coding regions:
- the lnt gene encoding apolipoprotein N-acyltransferase, with protein sequence MLTPVLISLLGAWFGHANPVSHIPGVVFLFPAVLIWLGLRETTPRAAFRSGWICGSIAFAACLYWVFIPVHVHGGLHWILALPCPLLLGMYLGLYSGLFSALIRWMHPTLPPVALALGAGVLWGALEMAQGTLFTGFSWLTLPAAMAPWPVAVQPLALVGEYWLSAIFVTCTAWLMLSFRSRRCLILGVSSILLLILYGATTVNSPLPEGERIRVALVQGNIDQSLKWNPEFQEATILEYLQLTRKEMSSQPDLVIWPETAIPFYLQEENALSRQVRDFVRTNRFTLLTGAPRYQVDLLTGEISYANSAFLLNPNGETIAVYDKEHLVPFGEYVPLSSLFPFISRLAHGDGEFVPGNNPEPLRMDWLALGMLICYEAIFPGLSQERIRAGANLLVNISNDAWFGHSSAPRQHLHQAVLRAVEQGRYLVRSTNTGITAVVDPRGRRLESGTLFQRLTLSYPDIRLLDEKTLFHRHYSLFRWSLPGAALLVMIIVWWAGRGRPIKNH